From the Ignavibacteria bacterium genome, the window GTACAACGTCCGGGCCGCTTTCGTTGACGGCGGCCTTTTCCGGCGATCGTTCATCAGTCGAGACGTTCACATTTGGCGTCACGATCGGCAAGCGTACGGCCAAACATGCCGTTGTGCGAAACCGAGTTAAGCGTCTCCTTCGCGAAGCCGTTCGCCGATCGGTTCCGGCACGATCCCAAGCACTCTCTCGGGCCGGCATCCATACAGTCGTTCTCGTGTGGCGTTCTGCACCCAAGTCTCCAATGCTACTGCGCCTCTCGGATGTCCATCCCCATGTAGCCGCAGCCCTAGACCAAGCGATCTCCGTATGCAGCAGAAACGCCTAACCCCGATCGCTGTTGTCCTTGTGGCCATTATTCGGTTCTACCGAGTGGCCATTTCGCCGATGTTCCCATCATCGTGCCGATTCACACCTACCTGCTCTCAATACACGCTCGAGGCCATACGATCCTATGGTGCTATTCGTGGGTCTTGGCTTGGTGTGAAACGAATCTCAAAATGTCATCCCTTCCACCGTGGCGGGCACGATCCTGTTCCCCCGGCTCCTGGTCATTCTCATCACGATCACGTGCATACGATCTAAGGTATCATGGACAGACAATCCCTTATTGGCGTCATCCTCATTTCCGTTGTTGTTGGTCTCTGGATCTTCTTCCAAAGTTCGACCACACAACGGGACGTAACGCCTCAGAAGACCGCTCAAAAGACCGAGCAACAAGAGGTCAAAAAAGCTGCAGTGGTGCCTGATGCACCGCCGGTGAATTTTCAATCGGCACCCTCCAGGACCATTACTGTTGCCTCAGACCTGTACCGGATCCGTCTCAGTTCCGACGGTGCAACGGTTCGGTCGTGGCAGCTGAAGAAGTACCACCCGTGGTACAAGG encodes:
- the yidD gene encoding membrane protein insertion efficiency factor YidD, giving the protein MQQKRLTPIAVVLVAIIRFYRVAISPMFPSSCRFTPTCSQYTLEAIRSYGAIRGSWLGVKRISKCHPFHRGGHDPVPPAPGHSHHDHVHTI
- the rnpA gene encoding ribonuclease P protein component, whose protein sequence is MVVRPLKGQGAFNDVMRSGRRTTSGPLSLTAAFSGDRSSVETFTFGVTIGKRTAKHAVVRNRVKRLLREAVRRSVPARSQALSRAGIHTVVLVWRSAPKSPMLLRLSDVHPHVAAALDQAISVCSRNA